The following proteins are encoded in a genomic region of Chiroxiphia lanceolata isolate bChiLan1 chromosome 18, bChiLan1.pri, whole genome shotgun sequence:
- the PRR14L gene encoding protein PRR14L isoform X4, producing the protein MLSAGLESLLDSPVAAVLEELYPGLPGSVSTELMAVPGPALGLGAQAEGSVPVLTHRDTPWTSGVGNFCQKAEDLGDVLEVVSRGPAESLPEELLQLGDLEGNEQNKKRHFRKVDCSSDGYQKEAEEAQGAEDCHAEGSTSTPGETWSKQEDPHFNQQEAKSSRACCTEVAGSLRSTGENQANVQVTAETLPKLPEEVQGMKADGTRIFSKAGYRNDRVSKGLPAESKECPDVDTVLARAGVKQTSILDFLEPLRVTDVGAATDHPQDFTGLEAHTARRAGGSGVSALEIKEEKLPRRSPVNEFSASLAHCQTCQQDEHDARDFCKGAVPKQNDPCGLSSAGSCRTLSIPSSGVSCPVLKSISYLDFRNMPVENSRTAVHGIINEPPLKCLPQNVERPIHYDHATGCVGNRSSTSVPVEQIPAVRNKGLSSAKTDPRELSAGIGKSYSSQFGQAAEVWRKIAVGDNMEVWSRPEAQQGVDHCHSSVFSSVASFPEEFSKEKFKRIPSEGEKLKKNQWQFSVSDLFKDGRKEKSLLMETGNIASHGTGQRDISSYNTSNKIPPPSNHSCLDLGTKLEKDPPKAQLLAKDSESNTTSDGLAAGVVEDAEADGSGSLSTGKETHLFYTLNVNLPPVLQKAREPHHNECPPCTANEISHRDKAWDNLSGTETIGASGTTGAQVTEVLLHEDKFRSSVSSRTFANPNVTSRVSQKDMKSAGKPERVITGLENEHCYTRHCNNQCIKDQCTAACASWILSGSARVGEVFLNSHSVDVDKIEENGNLEGESSAGYNSQEAIIFPEAHFPLACGSLPCKDDWGNRGVALHGINDIPTGKNVFCSAYTAEKSAATSVRDEISNKSVEVVKLFDVCEVAHGSKVVCNREEAKEQMCTCTSQTEKCGRTRTLDSPNAPEGNQRNKTSEQLLVTYLDKNTCVHNFGFCNSLGTQEQEEVPSLPADPSDCSTSACAACPAPANVSIPTQHASHKEPTLCPRENWCHGCQGEFGGPGPGSDPSLETLPNQPNPGLQTADSSEEGSESGSSLGEEVVLKAGDDLPLLMHRYAREDGFEGTLKENVVNLDSSIGVRNDCSGSMGSINDLIEEKTIKLKEHEDECETGSKGTLKESSSESKAHGSQHCSIKPAPEKAELVFAGNKTHPSLPKMKSLVEDQENTVSAQFLPISSIHGTSMSYNPENMNELSGTENRESLSIKPVLNNTCPQLMSEPGKETSAPRGVGPSHSGKLDIQEPFNKAQVDSETLSALSCGISLPEKEKLCMSPEDKQRDDLFSDKKFSKDSSMTKILSVIISVKRKSSSIEIPSSESEMAPGSLNGAKSSRVCAHSKESLKGEGHCTPTDMDGTSPKTPPCEEKFKNTCVEEKMGEEVAPRKKLLRNHPWALLEDSKGSGSEIVPLSTENHGKVLEEISRSNLNYVSNERKNDGKLTNLAGTSVLSATVQDCQAMCEAEASPGVQCDPTPTLHPPLSSPSDRGTEPSPNWVVCREARVPYKSTAQSTDHVREGTEGQDTGPTSALCKQSEALGSKRLDQTEEHQVTKQKKKYEKMEVHQSDQAHQEQNLEQQEKAKITPSMLHSSELLGSSSNELVTSRNTKFEGPLEETFAVSSSERKLCSTLQEVKRPKITTDIISSQFLKTQDSEMENLNLNLGYDGIPGAFGTTNKLRGMTKKLGGPLPLRIQPGRTCKKVPTLYQLKTIRKIKKIKSPPFLELPLQIFPKQENTPLESLYFPCQPPPTERETPLRVAPMPRQRARRGSLLNSLKFRKCTKEPALLSKLSAMANKLLAPAKGTCDLEPRPYSSEMLPVGDRYSHHRSKNLLEAFSCINRNVHSRWAGSWCTKMFSFQPLALYPVETTKTLFSDLSHKPPTSFSDTPVFPISFHIKLDSSLVPDLTGITSQHSVHHGPISREMPAPASKWTLSLLLSQSCSGTTAFKEDSTLNKELHSSHSLTAPRTDALHPDRGRNTVAERRGGCSTLGLHTVLALSSPGCYRIWTRRRNLSSHIPTIQRLFISQLAQGLKGARYPSCVPADLVSSLPYSLGRVLSIWSQHGPSARPSEIPPLHSNHCKWQPSVGIENSSYAMLPHLPAQSMEALQTAGCDICLEASFPLPLPKPPTLAESLPSPPGLSASELQVCALDEADAPVPACLRSQDDTELKKTEPEKRPKKVSEIRIRKTVPKPDTNLTPMGLPKPKRLKKKEFSLEEIYTNKNYKSPPPARSLETIFEEPKEKNGHLISVSQQKRKRILEFQDFTLPRKRKTRGKVKAVGSFTRAKRAALQSAELDVLLSQKLMALEAFFAEEVEQEQASGI; encoded by the exons ATGctctcagctgggctggagtcTCTCTTGGATTCTcctgtggctgctgtgctggaggagttGTACCCTGGGCTGCCCGGGAGCGTCTCCACGGAACTcatggcagtgccaggaccTGCCCTGGGACTGGGGGCACAAGCTGAGGGCTCAGTGCCTGTGCTCACACACAGGGACACTCCCTGGACTTCTGGAGTAGGAAACTTTTGCCAGAAGGCAGAGGATCTGGGTGATGTGCTCGAGGTGGTTTCTCGTGGGCCGGCAGAATCCCTTCCTGAAGAATTGCTGCAGCTTGGAGACCTTGAGGggaatgaacaaaacaaaaaaagacactttAGGAAAGTGGACTGTTCCAGTGATGGATACCAGAAAGAAGCTGAAGAGGCCCAAGGTGCTGAGGACTGTCATGCTGAAGGCTCTACTTCCACTCCAGGGGAAACTTGGTCAAAACAA GAGGACCCTCACTTCAACCAGCAAGAGGCAAAGTCTTCAAGAGCCTGTTGCACTGAAGTTGCAGGATCTCTGAGGAGCACAG GGGAAAACCAAGCAAATGTTCAGGTGACAGCTGAAACTCTGCCAAAGCTCCCTGAAGAAGTACAAGGTATGAAGGCTGATGGGACTAGGATATTTAGTAAAGCAGGATACAGGAATGACAGAGTGAGTAAAGGTCTTCCAGCTGAGAGCAAGGAATGCCCAGATGTAGACACAGTCCTGGCCAGAGCTGGGGTTAAACAAACCAGCATCTTAGATTTTCTAGAGCCTTTAAGAGTCACGGACGTTGGAGCAGCCACAGACCATCCCCAAGACTTTACTGGGCTGGAAGCCCACactgccaggagagcaggggggAGTGGTGTGTCTGCCTTGGagattaaagaagaaaagttacCCAGACGAAGTCCTGTTAATGAATTCAGTGCATCACTTGCTCATTGCCAGACTTGTCAGCAGGATGAACATGATGCTCGTGACTTCTGTAAGGGTGCTGTACCCAAACAAAATGACCCTTGTGGGTTGTCCTCAGCAGGGAGCTGTAGGACACTGTCCATACCGAGTTCTGGAGTTTCGTGTCCAGTTCTGAAGAGCATCTCTTATCTGGACTTCAGAAATATGCCAGTAGAAAACAGTAGGACTGCAGTTCATGGAATTATCAATGAACCCCCTCTAAAGTGTCTTCCCCAAAACGTGGAACGTCCCATTCATTATGATCATGCAACTGGGTGTGTAGGGAATCGAAGCTCCACATCTGTGCCAGTAGAGCAGATCCCAGCGGTGAGGAACAAAGGATTATCTAGTGCTAAAACTGATCCTAGGGAATTAAGTGCTGGTATAGGTAAATCATACAGCTCTCAGTTTGGACAGGCTGCTGAAGTCTGGAGAAAAATTGCTGTGGGAGATAACATGGAAGTTTGGAGCCGGCCTGAAGCTCAACAGGGTGTTGATCATTGTCATTCTTCAGTTTTTAGTTCTGTTGCTTCATTTCCTGAGGAGTTCTCcaaggaaaaatttaaaagaatccCATCAGAAggtgagaaattaaaaaagaaccaGTGGCAATTCTCTGTCAGTGACCTGTTCAAGGATGGTAGAAAAGAAAAGAGTCTGTTGATGGAAACAGGCAACATTGCTTCCCATGGAACTGGACAGAGAGACATAAGCTCTTACAATACCTCCAATAAAATTCCTCCTCCCAGCAACCACAGCTGTCTTGACCTTGGTACCAAGCTGGAAAAAGATCCACCCAAGGCACAACTGCTTGCAAAGGACTCTGAGAGCAATACAACATCAGATGGGTTGGCTGCTGGTGTAGTTGAAGATGCAGAAGCTGATGGCAGTGGCAGTTTGTCCACTGGGaaagaaacacatttgttttataCACTAAATGTAAATCTACCTCCTGTTTTACAGAAAGCAAGAGAACCTCATCATAATGAGTGTCCTCCTTGTACTGCTAATGAAATTTCACACAGGGACAAGGCTTGGGATAATCTGTCTGGAACAGAAACCATTGGTGCTTCTGGAACAACAGGGGCACAAGTCACTGAAGTTTTGCTTCATGAAGACAAATTCAGGTCTTCAGTAAGTTCCAGGACTTTTGCTAACCCTAATGTGACAAGCAGAGTATCCCAAAAGGACATGAAATCTGCAGGAAAACCGGAGAGAGTGATCACTGGTTTAGAAAATGAACATTGTTACACACGGCATTGTAATAATCAGTGTATAAAAGACCAGTGTACAGCTGCTTGTGCTTCCTGGATTTTATCAGGGAGTGCACGTGTGGGTGAAGTTTTCCTGAACAGTCATTCTGTTGATGTTGATAAGATTGAAGAAAATGGTAATTTGGAAGGAGAGTCTTCAGCTGGATATAATAGTCAAGAGGCAATCATCTTTCCAGAAGCACACTTCCCTTTGGCATGTGGATCTCTTCCTTGTAAAGATGACTGGGGCAACAGAGGTGTAGCTCTGCATGGGATAAATGAcattcccacaggaaaaaacGTGTTTTGCTCAGCTTATACTGCAGAGAAGTCTGCTGCTACCTCGGTAAGAGATGAGATTTCAAATAAGAGTGTGGAGGTTGTGAAACTCTTTGATGTTTGTGAAGTAGCACATGGCAGCAAAGTTGTTTGTAACAGAGAGGAGGCAAAGGAACAGATGTGCACATGTACTTCCCAGACAGAGAAATGTGGCAGAACAAGAACTCTGGATTCTCCAAATGCTCCTGAAGGCAATCAGAGAAATAAGACCAGTGAACAGTTATTAGTCACATATTTGGACAAAAACACCTGTGTTCATAATTTCGGATTTTGCAACTCTCTGGGCactcaggagcaggaggaagtgCCCTCACTCCCAGCAGATCCCTCAGATTGCAGCacctcagcctgtgctgcatGTCCAGCACCTGCCAACGTGAGCATCCCAACACAACATGCCAGCCACAAAGAACCCACCCTCTGCCCAAGGGAAAACTGGTGTCATGGTTGTCAGGGTGAGTTTGGTGGCCCAGGGCCAGGCAGTGACCCATCCTTAGAGACTTtacccaaccaaccaaaccctgGCTTACAAACTGCAGACAGCTCTGAAGAAGGAAGTGAATCTGGCTCTAGTCTGGGGGAAGAGGTAGTGCTGAAAGCAGGGGATGACTTGCCTCTGTTAATGCACAGATATGCAAGAGAAGACGGGTTTGAAGGAACTCTCAAAGAGAATGTAGTGAATTTGGACTCTTCAATTGGTGTGAGAAATGACTGTTCAGGATCCATGGGCTCTATCAATGATCTAATTGAAGAGAAGACAATCAAACTAAAAGAACACGAGGATGAATGTGAAACAGGCAGTAAAGGAACTCTCAAAGAAAGCTCTTCTGAGAGCAAAGCACATGGCTCACAGCATTGTTCTATCAAACCTGCAccagagaaagcagagctggtgtttgcaggaaacaaaacacatccGTCTTTGCCAAAGATGAAGTCATTGGTGGAGGACCAAGAAAATACAGTTAGTGCCCAGTTTTTACCCATCTCATCAATCCATGGGACATCCATGTCATATAACCCAGAAAATATGAATGAGCTTTCAggtacagaaaacagagaaagtcTGAGCATAAAACCTGTCTTAAATAACACTTGCCCACAGTTAATGTCCGAGCCTGGTAAAGAAACCAGTGCTCCAAGGGGTGTTGGTCCATCCCATTCTGGAAAGTTAGACATCCAAGAACCTTTTAATAAGGCTCAGGTGGATTCAGAAACACTGTCAGCTCTGAGCTGTGGCATCTCTCTgcctgagaaagaaaagctgtgtaTGTCACCTGAGGATAAACAAAGAG ATGActtgttttcagacaaaaaattcagcaaagaTTCTTCAATGACAAAAATTCTTTCTGTAATAATCTCTGTTAAGAGAAAGTCCAGCAGTATTGAGATTCCCTCTTCAGAGAGTGAAATGGCACCAGGCTCTCTAAATGGTGCAAAAAGCTCAAGGGTTTGTGCccacagcaaagaaagcctgaaaGGTGAGGGACACTGCACACCAACTGACATGGATGGGACCTCACCAAAAACTCCTCCCTGTGaagagaagtttaaaaatacatgtgtaGAAGAGAAGATGGGAGAAGAAGTAGCCCCTAGAAAAAAGTTGCTCAGAAATCATCCATGGGCCTTGTTAGAAGATTCTAAAGGGTCTGGTAGCGAAATAGTCCCCCTCAGTACTGAGAATCATGGCAAAGTTTTGGAAGAAATCTCAagatccaacctaaattatgtttcaaatgaaagaaaaaatgatggAAAGCTCACAAACTTAGCAGGTACCAGTGTGCTTTCAGCAACTGTGCAGGACTGTCAAGCTATGTGTGAGGCAGAGGCTTCCCCTGGAGTGCAGTGTGATCCAACACCCACACTCCATCCACCTCTGAGCTCCCCATCAGACAGGGGCACAGAGCCATCCCCAAACTGGGTGGTTTGCAGGGAAGCACGTGTGCCTTACAAATCAACTGCACAGAGCACAGATCATGTAAGGGAGGGAACAGAGGGCCAGGACACAGGACCAACTAGTGCACTTTGCAAGCAGAGTGAGGCTTTAGGTTCAAAGAGACTTGACCAAACAGAGGAACATCAAGTGACTAAACAAAAGAAGAAGTATGAAAAGATGGAAGTGCATCAGTCAGACCAGGCACACCAAGAACAGAATTTAGAAcagcaagagaaagcaaaaatcacaCCCAGTATGTTGCACAGTTCTGAACTCTTAGGCAGCTCTTCAAATGAGTTGGTGACATCTAGAAATACGAAGTTTGAAGGTCCTTTAGAGGAGACTTTTGCTGTCAGCAGCAGTGAAAGGAAACTATGTAGCACTTTACAAGAAGTTAAAAGGCCAAAGATTACCACAGATATTATTAGTTCACAGTTTTTGAAGACTCAGgattcagaaatggaaaacctGAACCTTAATTTAGGGTATGATGGAATCCCTGGTGCCTTTGGAACTACAAATAAACTAAGAGGAATGACAAAGAAACTAGGAGGACCTCTTCCACTAAGAATACAACCTGGAAGGACATGCAAAAAGGTTCCCACGTTGTATCAGCTAAAAAccattagaaaaatcaaaaaaattaaaagtccACCTTTCCTTGAGTTACCCCTGCAAATATTCCCTAAGCAGGAAAACACACCTCTGGAATCTTTGTACTTTCCATGTCAACCACCACCAACAGAAAGGGAAACACCCTTGAGAGTTGCTCCTATGCCAAGGCAGAGGGCCAGGAGGGGCAGTTTGTTGAACAGCTTGAAATTTCGGAAATGTACCAAAGAACCAGCATTGCTGAGCAAGTTGTCTGCCATGGCCAACAAGCTCCTGGCCCCTGCCAAGGGCACCTGTGACTTAGAACCTCGGCCATATTCCTCTGAAATGCTTCCAGTGGGTGACAGGTACAGCCACCACAGATCGAAAAATCTCTTGGAAGCCTTTTCTTGCATTAACAGGAACGTTCACTCACGCTGGGCTGGCAGTTGGTGCACCAAGATGTTCAGCTTTCAGCCTTTGGCACTTTATCCTGTAGAAACtaccaaaacacttttttcagaCTTAAGCCACAAGCCTCCGACCTCTTTCTCGGACACCCCAGTTTTCCCAATTTCTTTTCACATAAAATTGGACTCCAGTCTCGTGCCAGACCTCACAGGGATTACATCCCAGCACTCTGTACATCACGGACCCATTTCCAGAGAAATGCCAGCACCAGCTTCAAAGTGGACTTTGTCTCTTCTCCTGTCTCAAAGCTGTTCAGGTACAACAGCTTTCAAGGAAGATTCTACTCTAAATAAAGAGCTTCATTCCTCTCACTCCCTAACAGCCCCAAGGACTGATGCTCTTCATCCTGACCGTGGAAGAAACACTGTAGCTGAGAGGAGAGGAGGTTGTTCCACGCTTGGCCTTCACACAGTGTTAGCACTTTCTTCCCCTGGATGTTACAGGATTTGGACAAGAAGAAGAAACTTAAGCAGTCATATTCCTACCATCCAGAGACTATTTATatcccagctggcacagggtTTGAAAGGGGCAAGGTATCCAAGCTGTGTACCCGCTGACCTCGTCTCCTCCCTGCCATACTCACTGGGCAGGGTCCTCTCCATATGGAGTCAGCACGGTCCTTCTGCCCGTCCTTCCGAAATCCCTCCTCTCCATTCCAATCACTGCAAGTGGCAGCCAAGTGTGGGCATCGAGAACAG CAGCTATGCCATGTTACCACACTTACCTGCCCAGAGTATGGAAGCACTGCAGACTGCAGGCTGTGACATATG TCTGGAAGCTTCGTTCCCGCTCCCGTTACCAAAGCCTCCCACACTTGCAGAGTCACTGCCATCCCCCCCCGGGCTTTCAGCATCCGAGCTCCAGGTCTGTGCCCTCGATGAAGCCGATGCTCCCGTTCCAGCCTGTCTGAGATCCCAGGAtgacacagaactgaaaaaa actgAGCCAGAAAAGAGGCCAAAGAAAGTCTCAGAGATCCGAATCAGGAAAACTGTTCCCAAGCCGGACACTAACCTTACTCCAATGGGACTGCCCAAACCAAAAAG gcttaagaagaaagaatttaGTTTAGAAGAAATTTACACAAACAAGAACTACAAGTCCCCTCCTCCGGCCAG GAGCTTGGAAACGATCTTTGAAGAGCCCAAGGAGAAGAATGGACACTTGATTTCTGTCAGCCAGCAGAAGAGAAAGCGGATTCTCGAGTTCCAGGACTTTACTCTTCCCCGGAAAAGGAAGACACGAGGCAAAGTCAAAGCAGTGGGTTCTTTCACCCGAGCCAAAAGGGCTGCACTGCAGAGTGCAGAGCTGGATGTGCTTCTCAGTCAGAAGCTCATGGCCCTTGAAGCCTTTTTTGCAGAGgaggtggagcaggagcaggcCTCCGGCATCTGA